The genomic DNA GACCGTCATGTCGAGATGGTCGAGGGCGCTGCGCACCTGCGGGGTCAGGGCCAGGGTCATGGCGCAGCCCAGCTCAGGGTTCAGGCGGCGGCAGGCCAGGAGCGTGGCCGAAGTATGCGCCGATGCCCCGAACTCCGGGAATCCCGCGACCACGAGATCGCCCCGGCGCGACCCGACAATGCCGCACGAAAACGCGGCCACTTCGGAATCGTCCTCGGCATGGGGCAGGGCCACGGCCACGTTCGCCCCCACTCGCGGCACAAGGGCGTGCAGGCCGGGCATGGCGGCCAGCCGTCTGCCCAAACGGTCGAGATCGCGCAGTATGCCGGCCCGGGCGCGCTCCTTGATCCAGGGGGCCAGATGGTTGGGCGGCCCTCCGCCCTCGCCCAGACGGTAGGCGGCCCTGAGCGCCAGGTTGAGATATTTCTGGGCCCGGAGAATGGCTGCGTCCATCTCCATGCCCTGCCCCAGGCCAGTGGCGATGGCTGCCGAAAGGGTGCAGCCCGTGCCGTGGGTGCAGGCGGTATCCACCCGCTGCTGCATGAACGGCACAGGCTCGGCCCCGGCGGCCACAAACCAGTCGGTGACGGCCAGGGAATCGGCATGTCCGCCCTTGATCAGCACCGCCCGCGGCCCCATGTCGAGCAGAATCCGGGCCGCCCGGAACACGTCGTCGCGATCCCGGATCTCGACACCGGTGAAGAGTTCGGCCTCGGGCCGGTTGGGCGTGACCAGATCGGCAAGGGGAAAAATCAGATCGACCATGGCGTCAACCGCCTCGGCCTTGAGCAACTTGGCTCCGGAGGTGGCCACGCAGACAGGGTCCACCACAAGCGGAAACCGCCGTGCCGAGAGAATCGGGGCGATGGCCCTGATGATGGGTTCAGAGAAAAGCATGCCGGTCTTGGCGCCATCCACCTGAATATCATCGAGCACCGTTTGCAGCTGCCGGGCCACGAATTTGGCCGTGGGGGCCTGGATGCCGGTGACGGCCCTGGTGTTCTGGGCGGTGAGCGCGGTGATGACACTGGCCCCATAGCCGCCGAGCATGGCGATGGTCTTGAGATCGGCCTGAATCCCGGCTCCGCCCCCGGAATCGGACCCGGCGATGGTCAGGATGCACGGAAGTCTGGTCACTGTGAGCCTCCACC from Pseudodesulfovibrio aespoeensis Aspo-2 includes the following:
- the thiD gene encoding bifunctional hydroxymethylpyrimidine kinase/phosphomethylpyrimidine kinase → MTRLPCILTIAGSDSGGGAGIQADLKTIAMLGGYGASVITALTAQNTRAVTGIQAPTAKFVARQLQTVLDDIQVDGAKTGMLFSEPIIRAIAPILSARRFPLVVDPVCVATSGAKLLKAEAVDAMVDLIFPLADLVTPNRPEAELFTGVEIRDRDDVFRAARILLDMGPRAVLIKGGHADSLAVTDWFVAAGAEPVPFMQQRVDTACTHGTGCTLSAAIATGLGQGMEMDAAILRAQKYLNLALRAAYRLGEGGGPPNHLAPWIKERARAGILRDLDRLGRRLAAMPGLHALVPRVGANVAVALPHAEDDSEVAAFSCGIVGSRRGDLVVAGFPEFGASAHTSATLLACRRLNPELGCAMTLALTPQVRSALDHLDMTVVWMDREGRPQYVGETGGRFEAWGAFEAVRNHPASATVEAVADPGGFGCEPLVRLLAEDVASLSAKLCRVIDCIRSGDDY